One Mya arenaria isolate MELC-2E11 chromosome 7, ASM2691426v1 genomic window carries:
- the LOC128240416 gene encoding mucin-5AC-like, with amino-acid sequence MRLSYLHTYFILEEATTTEEPTSTTDNGTYTTPSDTTTITPTSIHGKITIPLDTITNLPTSKPDKVTNTTPSDTATVPTSTIDKEANTTPSDTATVPTSTIDKETNSTPTGTTTVATYTIDKETNTTPSGIATVPTYTTDKETNTTPSGTTTTVHTSTTDNGTNTTSSGTTTTVNTSTTDNGTNTTSSDTTSTVNTSTTDYGTNTTSSGTTTTVNTSTTDNGTNTTSSGTTTTVNTSTTDNGTNTTSSGTTTTVNTSTTDNGTNTTSSGTTTTVNTSTTDNGTNTTSFGTTTTVQTTSTDNGTNTTSSDTTSTVQTTSTDKGTNTTPSDTTSTVQTTSTDKGTDITPSNTATVLTSTTDKGTNTTPSNTATVLTSTIDKETNTTPSDTATVPTSSTDDGTITTPSDTATVLTSTTDKGTNTTPSKTATVPTSSIDKETNTTPSNTATVPTSTTDKETNTDPSDKATVPTTSTDDGTITNSSDTISVASGRRKRDANERERSGFWRNGHCDCNNNASSSFSIEMEVLSVTMKSFAKGTLISRI; translated from the exons AAGAGGCAACTACAACAGAAGAACCGACTTCTACAACCGATAATGGAACATATACCACTCCATCAGATACAACTACAATAACACCGACTTCGATTCATGGAAAAATTACAATTCCGTTAGATACAATTACAAATTTACCGACTTCTAAACCCGATAAAGTAACAAATACCACTCCATCCGATACAGCTACTGTACCGACTTCTACAATCGATAAAGAAGCAAATACCACTCCATCAGATACAGCTACAGTACCGACTTCTACAATCGATAAGGAAACAAATTCCACTCCAACCGGTACAACTACAGTGGCGACTTATACAATCGATAAGGAAACAAATACCACTCCATCAGGTATAGCTACAGTACCGACTTATACAACCGATAAGGAAACAAATACCACTCCATCCGGTACAACTACCACAGTACATACTTCTACAACCGATAATGGAACAAATACCACTTCATCCGGTACAACTACCACAGTAAATACTTCTACAACCGATAATGGAACAAATACCACTTCATCCGATACAACTTCCACAGTAAATACTTCTACAACCGATTATGGAACAAATACCACTTCATCCGGTACAACTACCACAGTAAATACTTCTACAACCGATAATGGAACAAATACCACTTCATCCGGTACAACTACCACAGTAAATACTTCTACAACCGATAATGGAACAAATACCACTTCATCCGGTACAACTACCACAGTAAATACTTCTACAACCGATAATGGAACAAATACCACTTCGTCCGGTACAACTACCACAGTAAATACTTCTACAACCGATAATGGAACAAATACCACTTCATTCGGTACAACTACCACAGTACAGACTACTTCAACCGATAATGGAACAAATACCACTTCATCCGATACAACTTCCACAGTACAGACTACTTCAACCGATAAAGGAACAAATACCACTCCATCCGATACAACTTCCACAGTACAGACTACTTCAACCGATAAAGGAACAGATATCACTCCATCCAATACAGCTACAGTACTGACTTCTACAACCGATAAAGGAACAAATACCACTCCATCCAATACAGCTACAGTACTGACTTCTACAATCGATAAAGAAACAAATACTACTCCATCAGATACAGCTACAGTACCGACTTCTTCAACCGATGATGGAACAATAACCACTCCATCCGATACAGCTACAGTACTGACTTCTACAACCGATAAAGGAACAAATACCACTCCATCCAAAACAGCTACAGTACCGACCTCTTCAATCGATAAAGAAACAAATACCACTCCATCCAATACTGCTACAGTACCGACTTCTACAACCGATAAGGAAACAAATACCGATCCATCAGATAAAGCTACAGTTCCGACTACTTCAACCGATGATGGAACAATAACCAATTCATCCGATACGATTTCAGTTGCAAGTGGAAGAAGGAAGCGGGATGCAAACGAGAGAGAACGATCTGGTTTCTGGAGAAATGGGCATTGTGATTGCAATAATAATGCATCATCAAGTTTTAGTATTG AAATGGAAGTATTGTCTGTGACTATGAAGTCATTTGCAAAGGGGACGTTAATCTCACGGATATAA
- the LOC128240417 gene encoding probable serine/threonine-protein kinase clkA, giving the protein MEIYNYHITDFYYHFSRYNYYISDFFYHSTRHNYHITDFYHSTRYNRHITDFYYHSTRYNYNSTDLYYHSTRYNYHITDFYYHSTRYNYHITDFYYHSTRYNYHITDFLYNYNSTDFYYHSTRYNYNSTDVYYHSTRYNYHITDFYYHSTRYNYNSTDVYYHSTRYNYHITDFYYHSTRYNYNSTDFYYHSTRYNFYSTDFYYHSTRYNYNSTDVYYHSTRYNFYSTDFYYHSNRYNYHCTDFYYHCTRYNYNRTDFCYH; this is encoded by the exons ATGGAGAT ATACAACTACCACATCACTGACTTCTACTACCACTTTTCCAGATACAACTACTACATCAGCGACTTCTTCTACCACTCTACCAGACACAACTATCACATCACCGACTTCTACCACTCTACCAGATACAACCGCCACATCACCGACTTCTACTACCACTCAACCAGATACAACTACAACAGCACCGACTTATACTACCACTCTACCAGATACAACTACCACATCACCGACTTCTACTACCACTCAACCAGATACAACTACCACATCACCGACTTCTACTACCACTCAACCAGATACAACTACCACATCACCGACTTCTT ATACAACTACAACAGCACCGACTTCTACTACCACTCAACCAGATACAACTACAACAGCACCGACGTATACTACCACTCTACCAGATACAACTACCACATCACCGACTTCTACTACCACTCAACCAGATACAACTACAACAGCACCGACGTATACTACCACTCTACCAGATACAACTACCACATCACCGACTTCTACTACCACTCTACCAGATACAACTACAACAGCACCGACTTCTACTACCACTCAACCAGATACAACTTCTACAGCACCGACTTCTACTACCACTCCACCAGATACAACTACAACAGCACCGACGTATACTACCACTCAACCAGATACAACTTCTACAGCACCGACTTCTACTACCACTCCAACAGATACAACTACCACTGCACCGACTTCTACTACCATTGTACCAGATACAACTACAACAGGACCGACTTCTGCTACCATTAA
- the LOC128240852 gene encoding uncharacterized protein LOC128240852: MCLFSYRINMEEFGRFHTKSGLRMSSDKYPEKREDTLTVEWKVHKIINDSRGNEVYMYQPNPEDIRRQPSSRVSSSERDFSRPRTVSVYDYIDTESRCEIQRPILRPNVNRI, from the exons ATGTGCTTATTCTCCTACAGAATAAACATGGAGGAGTTCGGTCGATTTCATACAAAAAGCGGCCTGCGTATGTCCTCCGATAAGTATCCGGAAAAACGCGAGGACACATTAACGGTTGAATGGAAAGTACACAAGATAATCAACGACAGCCGGGGAAACGAg GTGTATATGTACCAGCCGAATCCAGAAGACATTCGACGACAGCCTTCCTCGCGTGTGTCTTCATCGGAGAGAGACTTCAGTAGGCCAAGGACTGTATCTGTGTATGACTACATCGACACCGAATcaagg TGTGAGATTCAACGGCCAATTCTACGCCCAAATGTCAACAGAATATAA